One Clupea harengus chromosome 3, Ch_v2.0.2, whole genome shotgun sequence DNA window includes the following coding sequences:
- the gnrhr4 gene encoding gonadotropin releasing hormone receptor 4 encodes MNDSSSNTSTAMFHQLLQNTSCEFPLCNSSVAADPFLQLPTFSTAAKVRVIITFALCAVSAVCNLAVLWEASTNNKRRSHVRILIINLTVADLLVTFIVMPVDAVWNITVQWLAGDAACRFLMFMKLVAMYSCAFVTVVISLDRQSAILNPLAISEAKRKNKIMLIIAWTMSVILSVPQMFIFHNVTISLPSNFTQCTTHGSFLRHWEETLYNMFTFVCLFLLPLVIMIVCYTRILREIWRIAKGNMSSNEVHLRRSNSYIPKARMRALKMSVAIVSSFIVCWTPYYLLGLWYWFFPDDMGETVSHSLTHILFIFGLFNACLDPITYGLFTIHFRKGLKRYCGGAAVLNESENNSTMTGSFKCSPSPFRMKKLAQSSPAGRRPQKIEGQQCKKQEPHNNYLTVYQNTEPGDPNQSSPDSGY; translated from the exons ATGAATGACAGTTCTTCAAACACCTCTACAGCCATGTTTCACCAGCTCCTGCAGAACACCAGCTGTGAATTCCCGCTGTGCAACAGCAGCGTAGCGGCGGACCCGTTTTTACAGCTGCCTACTTTTTCCACTGCAGCCAAAGTCAGAGTGATAATTACCTTTGCTCTGTGCGCTGTGTCAGCAGTTTGTAACCTCGCCGTACTGTGGGAGGCTAGTACCAACAATAAGCGCAGGTCCCATGTCCGAATCCTGATTATAAACCTAACTGTGGCGGACCTGCTGGTGACATTCATCGTGATGCCTGTCGACGCAGTGTGGAACATCACTGTACAGTGGCTGGCTGGTGACGCTGCCTGTAGATTCCTCATGTTCATGAAACTTGTCGCGATGTACTCCTGCGCCTTTGTTACTGTTGTCATCAGCCTCGACCGACAGTCTGCAATCCTGAACCCGCTGGCGATCAGTGAGGCCAAGAGGAAGAACAAAATCATGTTGATCATTGCCTGGACCATGAGTGTGATCCTGTCTGTCCCACAG ATGTTCATCTTTCACAACGTCACCATCTCCCTCCCATCAAACTTCACGCAGTGCACAACCCATGGCAGCTTCCTCCGGCACTGGGAGGAAACCCTCTACAACATGTTCAcctttgtgtgtctcttcctccttcctctggTCATCATGATCGTCTGCTACACCCGCATCCTGCGGGAGATATGGCGAATAGCAAAGGGAAACA TGTCCTCCAACGAGGTTCATCTCAGGCGCTCCAACAGCTACATCCCAAAGGCACGTATGAGGGCGTTAAAAATGAGCGTCGCCATCGTGAGCTCCTTCATCGTATGCTGGACCCCGTACTACCTGCTGGGCCTGTGGTATTGGTTTTTCCCCGATGACATGGGGGAAACGGTGTCACACTCCTTGACGCACATTCTCTTCATATTTGGACTCTTCAACGCCTGTCTGGACCCCATCACGTACGGTTTGTTTACCATCCACTTCCGCAAGGGACTGAAGCGTTACTGCGGTGGAGCCGCGGTGCTAAACGAGTCAGAAAACAACTCGACAATGACCGGCTCGTTCAAGTGCTCGCCATCCCCTTTCCGCATGAAGAAGCTCGCTCAGAGTAGTCCAGCTGGCCGCCGACCCCAGAAAATCGAGGGTCAGCAGTGCAAGAAGCAGGAACCACATAACAATTATCTCACTGTTTACCAAAACACAGAGCCGGGAGACCCAAACCAGTCAAGCCCAGACAGTGGATACTGA